A DNA window from Thiobacillus denitrificans ATCC 25259 contains the following coding sequences:
- the leuB gene encoding 3-isopropylmalate dehydrogenase, whose translation MKIAVLPGDGIGPEIISQAVKVLEALKSEGAKIEMETAPIGGAGYDAAGDPLPEATLKLAREADAVLLGAVGGPQYDTLDRPLRPERGLLRIRKELNLFANLRPALLYPELASASSLKPEVVSGLDLMIVRELTGDVYFGQPRGIETRNGERVGFNTMLYSESEVRRVAHVAFGIAMKRGKKLCSVEKANVLECSELWKEIMIEVAKDYPEVELSHMYVDNAAMQLIRAPKQFDTIVTGNIFGDILSDAASMLSGSIGMLPSASLDEHNKGMYEPIHGSAPDIAGKNLANPLATILSVAMMYRYTFADLATADRIENAVKQVIAKGYRTGDIWTEGTQKVSCSEMGDAVVVAL comes from the coding sequence ATGAAGATTGCAGTTTTGCCGGGTGACGGCATCGGTCCGGAAATCATCTCCCAGGCAGTCAAGGTGCTGGAGGCGCTCAAGTCCGAAGGCGCGAAGATCGAGATGGAAACCGCGCCGATCGGCGGCGCCGGCTACGACGCGGCGGGCGATCCGCTGCCGGAGGCGACGCTGAAACTCGCGCGCGAAGCCGACGCGGTGCTGCTCGGCGCCGTGGGGGGGCCGCAGTACGACACGCTCGATCGCCCGCTGCGCCCGGAACGCGGCCTGCTGCGCATTCGCAAGGAACTGAACCTCTTCGCCAACCTGCGCCCGGCACTCTTGTATCCCGAACTCGCGTCGGCGTCGTCGCTGAAGCCCGAGGTCGTGTCCGGCCTCGATCTGATGATCGTGCGCGAACTGACCGGCGATGTGTACTTCGGCCAGCCGCGCGGCATCGAAACACGGAATGGCGAGCGCGTCGGCTTCAACACCATGCTGTATTCGGAGTCCGAGGTGCGCCGCGTCGCCCACGTCGCCTTCGGCATCGCGATGAAGCGCGGGAAGAAGCTCTGCTCGGTCGAAAAGGCCAACGTGCTCGAATGCTCGGAGCTGTGGAAGGAAATCATGATCGAGGTGGCCAAGGACTACCCCGAGGTCGAGCTTTCGCACATGTACGTCGACAACGCCGCGATGCAGCTCATCCGCGCCCCCAAGCAGTTCGACACCATCGTCACCGGCAACATCTTTGGCGACATCCTGTCCGACGCCGCCTCGATGCTGTCGGGATCGATCGGCATGCTGCCGTCGGCCTCGCTCGACGAACACAACAAGGGCATGTACGAGCCGATCCACGGCTCGGCGCCCGACATCGCCGGGAAGAACCTCGCCAACCCGCTCGCGACGATCCTGTCGGTCGCGATGATGTACCGCTACACCTTCGCCGATCTGGCGACTGCCGACCGCATCGAGAACGCAGTCAAGCAGGTGATCGCGAAGGGCTATCGCACCGGCGACATCTGGACCGAGGGTACGCAGAAGGTGTCGTGCAGCGAGATGGGCGACGCGGTGGTCGTGGCACTTTGA
- the leuD gene encoding 3-isopropylmalate dehydratase small subunit, with protein MQAFTTLDGLVVPLDRANVDTDAIIPKQFLKSIKRAGFGPNLFDEWRYLDHGEPGMDPATRQPNPAFVLNLPRYAGASVLLARDNFGCGSSREHAPWALEDYGIRAIIAPSFADIFYNNCFKNGILPIVLDAAAVDRLFGECEASAGYRLKIDLEQQTVTTPGGEVLRFEVDAGRKHRLLNGLDDIGLTLLQADKIKAYEARRRQEAPWLFA; from the coding sequence ATGCAGGCATTCACGACCCTGGACGGGCTGGTCGTGCCGCTCGACCGCGCCAACGTCGACACCGACGCGATCATTCCCAAGCAGTTCCTGAAGTCGATCAAGCGCGCGGGCTTCGGCCCCAACCTGTTCGACGAATGGCGCTACCTCGATCACGGCGAGCCCGGCATGGACCCGGCGACGCGCCAGCCCAATCCGGCGTTCGTGCTCAATCTCCCGCGCTACGCCGGTGCCTCGGTGCTGCTCGCGCGCGACAACTTCGGCTGCGGCTCGAGCCGCGAGCACGCGCCATGGGCGCTCGAGGACTACGGCATCCGCGCGATCATCGCACCGAGTTTTGCCGACATCTTTTACAACAACTGCTTCAAGAACGGCATCCTGCCGATCGTGCTCGACGCCGCCGCAGTCGACCGCCTGTTCGGCGAATGCGAGGCGAGCGCGGGCTACCGCCTCAAGATCGACCTCGAGCAGCAGACCGTGACGACGCCGGGCGGCGAGGTGCTGCGCTTCGAGGTCGATGCCGGGCGCAAGCACCGGCTGCTCAACGGCCTCGACGACATCGGCCTGACGCTTCTGCAGGCCGACAAGATCAAGGCCTACGAAGCGCGGCGCAGGCAGGAAGCGCCGTGGTTGTTTGCGTGA
- a CDS encoding entericidin A/B family lipoprotein: protein MKPMIVVLAAAAALILGGCNTMEGFGQDVQKAGSAIEKAGSKAGN, encoded by the coding sequence ATGAAACCGATGATCGTCGTGCTGGCTGCCGCGGCTGCGCTGATTCTTGGGGGCTGCAACACCATGGAAGGCTTTGGTCAGGACGTCCAGAAGGCGGGCAGCGCCATCGAGAAGGCCGGCAGCAAGGCCGGTAACTAG
- the leuC gene encoding 3-isopropylmalate dehydratase large subunit, whose protein sequence is MAGQTLFQKLWDAHVVHVEPDGTTLLYIDRHLVHEVTSPQAFEGLKLAQRLPRRPDAAIAVPDHNVPTTDRSQGIADPVSRLQVETLDANCAEFGITEFRMDDVRQGIVHVIGPEEGLTLPGMTVVCGDSHTSTHGAFGALAFGIGTSEVEHVLATQCLWQKPSKTMLVKVEGELGKGVTAKDIALAVIGRIGTAGGTGYAIEFGGAAIRALSMEGRMTLCNMAIEAGARAGMVAVDQTTIDYVEGRPYAPTGEAWDTAVAWWKTLHSDADAVFDRVVELDAAAIEPQVTWGTSPEMVTTVGASVPDPSAAPSEVKRQDWVRALEYMGLAAGTPVSAIALDKVFIGSCTNSRIEDLREAAAVAKGRRVAPNVKLAMVVPGSGLVKQQAEAEGLDRIFIDAGFEWREPGCSMCLAMNADRLEPGERCASTSNRNFEGRQGQGGRTHLVSPAMAAAAACAGHFVDVRNF, encoded by the coding sequence GTCCGCAGGCCTTCGAGGGGCTCAAGCTCGCGCAGCGCCTGCCCCGGCGGCCCGACGCGGCGATCGCCGTGCCCGACCACAACGTTCCGACGACCGATCGCTCACAGGGCATCGCCGACCCGGTGTCGCGCCTGCAGGTCGAAACGCTCGACGCCAACTGCGCCGAGTTCGGCATCACCGAATTCCGGATGGACGACGTCCGCCAGGGCATCGTCCACGTCATCGGCCCCGAGGAGGGCCTGACCCTGCCGGGCATGACCGTGGTGTGCGGTGATTCGCATACCTCGACGCACGGGGCGTTCGGGGCATTGGCGTTCGGCATTGGCACGTCCGAGGTCGAGCACGTGCTGGCGACGCAATGCCTGTGGCAGAAGCCGTCGAAAACGATGCTGGTCAAGGTCGAGGGCGAATTGGGCAAGGGCGTGACGGCCAAGGACATCGCGCTCGCCGTCATCGGCCGCATCGGCACGGCCGGCGGCACCGGCTACGCGATCGAGTTCGGCGGCGCGGCGATCCGCGCGCTGTCGATGGAAGGCCGCATGACGCTGTGCAACATGGCGATCGAAGCGGGCGCGCGCGCCGGCATGGTTGCGGTCGATCAGACGACGATCGACTACGTCGAAGGGCGTCCCTATGCGCCGACGGGCGAGGCCTGGGACACGGCGGTGGCGTGGTGGAAAACCCTGCACTCGGACGCGGACGCCGTGTTCGACCGCGTGGTCGAACTCGACGCCGCGGCCATCGAGCCGCAGGTGACCTGGGGAACGTCGCCCGAGATGGTGACCACGGTGGGCGCGAGCGTGCCCGACCCGAGTGCGGCGCCGAGCGAGGTCAAGCGTCAGGACTGGGTGCGCGCACTCGAATATATGGGGCTCGCGGCCGGCACGCCGGTCAGCGCGATCGCGCTCGACAAGGTTTTCATCGGCTCGTGCACCAACTCGCGGATCGAGGACCTGCGCGAGGCTGCGGCCGTCGCCAAGGGGCGCCGGGTCGCGCCCAACGTGAAGCTCGCGATGGTCGTGCCGGGCTCCGGGCTGGTCAAGCAGCAGGCCGAGGCGGAGGGCCTCGACCGGATCTTCATCGACGCCGGATTCGAGTGGCGCGAGCCGGGCTGCTCGATGTGCCTCGCAATGAACGCCGACCGGCTCGAGCCCGGCGAGCGCTGCGCGTCCACCTCCAATCGCAACTTCGAAGGCCGCCAGGGGCAGGGCGGGCGCACCCATCTCGTGAGTCCGGCGATGGCCGCCGCCGCGGCGTGCGCCGGCCACTTCGTCGACGTCCGCAACTTTTAA